In Temnothorax longispinosus isolate EJ_2023e unplaced genomic scaffold, Tlon_JGU_v1 HiC_scaffold_16, whole genome shotgun sequence, a genomic segment contains:
- the LOC139823711 gene encoding uncharacterized protein: protein MRQYEKLGHMTPVAPNEIAKSRVCYLPHHGVMREASSSTKLRVVFNGSAALPSGDSLNRYLRAGPNLLPALADVLLRWRRYRYVLATDVEKMYRQILVHEEDRDLQRILWRYHTDEKIREYILNTVTYGLTCSPFQAIRALLQLAEDEKERFPLSAALALLCARYMDEVLSGADTLEEAMALRQQLTELCAAGGFPLRKWSANDEAILTGVPAEHRMQRELRAWRPQESHGILGLQWHPGVDSFSFATRTSPGTSVTKRSVLSLTARLFDPLGWLAPVVVRAKIAFQATWLQGLDWDDPLAEDDTRRWREYQTELPVLEQIRVPRRIFSDAPGIGLEHHGFADASERAYAAVIYLQAETKDGSWRVTLMAAKTKVAPLKQVTLARLELNAAALLVKLASHAKTVLELQGATFHFWSDSMVTLGWIRGHPTRWKTYVANRVSEIQTTMPEALWHYVPGGDNPADCASRELSPGELIGHQLWWQGPAWLKEDPLRHGAGDGFAGGRAVKQEQNQRPPGTGTTCPPRSWKRPA from the coding sequence ATGCGGCAGTACGAGAAACTCGGCCACATGACCCCCGTCGCGCCGAACGAGATCGCGAAGAGCCGAGTGTGTTATCTCCCACACCATGGCGTCATGCGGGAGGCAAGCTCCTCGACGAAGCTGCGCGTGGTGTTTAACGGCTCGGCGGCGCTTCCTTCGGGCGACTCACTAAACCGGTACCTACGGGCGGGACCGAATCTGCTGCCGGCCCTCGCCGACGTGCTGCTGCGCTGGCGTCGTTACCGTTACGTCCTAGCCACGGACGTGGAAAAAATGTACCGCCAGATTCTGGTTCACGAGGAAGATCGTGATCTTCAGCGGATCTTGTGGCGGTACCACACAGACGAGAAGATACGGGAGTATATTCTCAACACCGTTACCTACGGGCTAACCTGTTCTCCTTTCCAGGCTATTCGTGCTTTGCTTCAGCTAGCCGAAGACGAAAAGGAACGCTTCCCGCTCAGCGCCGCCCTAGCGCTGCTCTGTGCCCGCTACATGGACGAAGTACTTTCGGGCGCCGATACCCTCGAAGAGGCTATGGCCCTTCGGCAGCAGCTAACGGAACTCTGTGCGGCGGGCGGCTTTCCGCTGCGCAAGTGGTCGGCTAACGATGAGGCGATTTTGACGGGAGTCCCGGCGGAACATCGTATGCAGCGCGAGCTTCGCGCTTGGCGACCTCAGGAATCGCACGGCATCCTGGGCTTACAGTGGCACCCCGGCGTCGACAGTTTCTCCTTCGCGACACGGACGAGCCCGGGGACGTCAGTCACTAAACGGTCAGTGTTGTCGCTCACTGCCCGGCTCTTTGACCCCCTTGGTTGGCTAGCGCCGGTCGTGGTACGTGCCAAGATAGCCTTCCAGGCCACTTGGTTGCAGGGTCTCGACTGGGACGACCCGCTGGCGGAAGACGACACCCGACGATGGAGGGAGTATCAGACCGAGCTTCCGGTACTGGAGCAGATTCGAGTTCCGCGGAGAATTTTTTCGGACGCGCCGGGGATTGGCCTCGAGCACCACGGCTTCGCTGACGCCTCCGAGAGAGCGTACGCTGCCGTAATCTACCTACAAGCAGAAACAAAGGACGGATCATGGCGAGTCACCTTGATGGCAGCCAAAACAAAGGTCGCCCCTCTCAAGCAGGTCACCTTGGCTCGACTCGAGCTCAACGCCGCTGCGCTGCTCGTCAAACTCGCCTCTCACGCCAAGACCGTCCTCGAATTACAAGGGGCCACCTTCCACTTCTGGTCGGATTCCATGGTGACGCTGGGATGGATCCGTGGGCATCCGACCCGCTGGAAGACCTACGTGGCTAACCGGGTCTCTGAGATACAGACGACGATGCCGGAGGCACTGTGGCATTATGTGCCAGGAGGAGACAACCCGGCAGACTGCGCTTCGCGGGAGCTTTCCCCGGGCGAGCTGATCGGCCACCAGCTCTGGTGGCAGGGCCCCGCCTGGCTAAAAGAGGACCCTTTGAGGCATGGTGCCGGCGATGGCTTCGCCGGAGGCAGGGCGGTCAAGCAAGAGCAGAATCAGCGGCCTCCGGGTACTGGGACGACCTGTCCGCCGAGGAGCTGGAAGAGACCCGCTTGA
- the LOC139823710 gene encoding uncharacterized protein has translation MEAVRLGRSLPRSNFLVRLNPVLDAQGLLRVGGRLKHAVLAYDERHPVILPEASRFTRLTVDACHRRTLHGGVQMTLGMIRQRYWIPRGRALVKRLILRCVTCARWRAATPQQLMGDLPRERVRPSRAFLHTGVDYAGPIMLRTTKGRGQRSHKAFISVFVCLATRAVHLEVVSDYTAAAFLAALRRFTSRRGLCLSLHSDCGTNFVGADAQLRALFAASHPEGRQIASQLACDGIKWRFNSPAAPHFGGIWEAAVKSLKHHLRRVLGEATLTYEEMSTLLAQVEACLNSRPLQALSDDPDDLAALTPGHFLVGSALTAVPEPSLLDAPDNRLSRWQLLQKMRDHFWERWAREYLHALSHRPKWLVQKPDLQVGSLCLIRNEATPPTRWPLARVIRVHPGEDGRVRVVTVRTAAAEFTRPIVKIVILPTTDADIN, from the coding sequence ATGGAAGCGGTCCGGCTGGGCCGCTCGCTGCCGAGATCTAATTTTCTTGTCAGACTTAATCCTGTTCTAGATGCTCAAGGACTGCTGCGCGTTGGCGGGCGGCTCAAGCACGCCGTCCTGGCCTACGACGAACGGCATCCCGTGATCCTGCCCGAGGCGTCACGATTCACCAGGCTGACCGTGGACGCTTGCCACAGGAGGACGTTGCACGGGGGAGTTCAGATGACCCTGGGGATGATCCGTCAGCGATATTGGATTCCGCGAGGCCGCGCTCTAGTGAAGCGACTGATTCTCCGCTGCGTGACGTGTGCGCGTTGGCGGGCGGCAACCCCGCAGCAACTGATGGGCGATCTACCACGCGAGAGAGTGAGACCTTCACGGGCATTCCTACACACAGGCGTTGACTACGCCGGGCCCATTATGTTGAGAACAACCAAGGGCCGAGGCCAGCGCTCTCACAAGGCGTTCATCTCGGTTTTCGTCTGCCTCGCCACGCGAGCAGTTCATTTGGAGGTCGTTTCGGATTACACCGCGGCGGCCTTCTTGGCGGCGCTTCGCCGATTCACTTCCCGCCGCGGGCTGTGCCTCAGCCTTCACAGCGATTGCGGGACCAACTTCGTCGGGGCCGACGCGCAGCTGCGCGCTCTCTTCGCGGCGAGCCATCCGGAAGGACGACAGATCGCCAGCCAGCTCGCCTGTGACGGGATTAAATGGCGGTTCAACTCTCCAGCCGCGCCCCACTTCGGGGGCATATGGGAGGCAGCCGTCAAGTCCCTGAAGCACCACCTTCGGAGGGTGCTGGGCGAAGCCACCTTAACTTACGAGGAGATGAGCACTCTCCTCGCCCAGGTAGAAGCGTGCCTAAACTCACGTCCGTTACAGGCTCTTTCAGATGACCCGGACGACTTGGCTGCGCTGACGCCGGGGCACTTCCTGGTGGGGTCCGCGTTGACGGCGGTGCCCGAGCCGTCGCTGCTGGACGCGCCCGACAATCGACTATCCCGCTGGCAGTTGTTGCAGAAGATGCGGGATCACTTTTGGGAGCGGTGGGCTCGAGAGTATCTCCACGCCCTGAGTCATCGTCCCAAATGGCTTGTCCAGAAGCCTGACCTCCAGGTCGGCAGTCTCTGCCTCATTCGGAACGAAGCCACCCCGCCAACGAGATGGCCGCTGGCCCGCGTCATCCGAGTCCATCCGGGAGAGGACGGACGCGTTCGCGTGGTCACCGTTCGCACCGCGGCGGCTGAGTTTACCCGGCccattgtaaaaattgtaattctaCCGACTACCGACGccgatataaattaa